The following is a genomic window from Elusimicrobiota bacterium.
AGATTGTGTCTCGGACCCGTGATTTGGCCGGGATTTACAAGGTCGGCCCGGTCCTGTGGCTTGAATGGGGCTCCGAGTGCCTGAAATTTTTCGCCGGAGAAGGGGCGCGCGTGATGATTGATTTTAAGTTTCATGATATTCCCAACACGGTCAAGGCCAGCCTCGCGGCGTTGCTGAGGGCGCCGGGATCGGAAAGCATTTGGGGGGTGACGCTGCATACGTTGGGAGGCTATGCGATGTTGACGACCGCGGTCAGCGAGCGCGACGCCGCGGCTCATCGCCCGATGCTCTTTGGCGTCACTGTTTTGACCAGTTTAAGGGAGAAAGACCTCTATCGCGTGGGCATCAATCGTACCGTGGAGGCCGAGGTTAAAAAATTGGCCGTGTTGGCCGAGGACGCGGGTTTGGACGGAGTCGTTTGTTCGGG
Proteins encoded in this region:
- the pyrF gene encoding orotidine-5'-phosphate decarboxylase, with the translated sequence MKSPRAGMDVKNKLVVALDVTPARAKEIVSRTRDLAGIYKVGPVLWLEWGSECLKFFAGEGARVMIDFKFHDIPNTVKASLAALLRAPGSESIWGVTLHTLGGYAMLTTAVSERDAAAHRPMLFGVTVLTSLREKDLYRVGINRTVEAEVKKLAVLAEDAGLDGVVCSGDETAVIRKACGREFLTLVPGVRLDANPKKDLDQKRVVTPAAALAGGADYLIVGRDIYEAEDPRERLEALLGAAATAER